A single Oscillospiraceae bacterium DNA region contains:
- a CDS encoding ferritin family protein, whose product MSTLTFAIQMETDGEQYYLKQAALNKGTSLQRAFLLLAETEKKHADLLRKKDISSDSSISDDILNAEQTDLFSGKDDYKREAEVVPGQLEVYAVALDMEQKSIDLYQKMLIEAKDKQVKQLMKFLVKQEQDHFALFNELITLLRRPKDWVENAEFGNREEY is encoded by the coding sequence ATGAGTACGCTGACCTTTGCCATTCAAATGGAAACTGACGGAGAGCAGTACTATTTAAAACAAGCAGCGCTTAACAAAGGGACCTCATTGCAGCGCGCGTTTCTTTTGTTGGCCGAGACCGAAAAAAAGCATGCTGATTTGTTGAGAAAAAAAGATATTTCTTCAGATTCTTCAATCAGTGATGACATCCTAAATGCCGAACAGACCGACTTGTTTTCGGGCAAAGACGATTACAAGCGGGAGGCGGAAGTTGTGCCGGGTCAATTGGAGGTATATGCGGTCGCGCTTGATATGGAGCAAAAAAGCATCGATCTGTATCAGAAGATGCTGATCGAAGCTAAGGATAAGCAAGTCAAGCAGCTGATGAAGTTCTTGGTCAAACAGGAACAGGATCACTTTGCCCTTTTTAATGAATTGATCACTTTGCTCAGAAGACCCAAGGACTGGGTTGAAAACGCCGAATTCGGTAACCGCGAAGAGTATTGA
- a CDS encoding Tex family protein, producing MLSSKRRNQEVTIVEQYLALSTEFKLRPEHVKNIIALIDDGNTIPFIARYRKEMTGSCDDQVLRELADRLQYLRAFEERRQKIKESITEQGKMTEELAAEIEKAATMSVLEDLYRPYKQKRRTRATIAKEKGLEPLAELILKQDNGGDLSVALPFINPELSVNTAEEAVEGAKDIIAELISDDPKLRGQLRDLIKRSGVITSRAEKTEENQGSVYEMYAAYSEPVSKIPSHRILAINRGEREKFLKVDVEIADGLALSPICTAYVKGTSLLSEWVRQAAEDAWDRLIKPSVDREIRAELTDTANQQAISMFALNLKPLLLSPPIKGKTVLGFDPAYRTGCKIAVVDPTGKVLDTTVVYPTPPHNKTEEAKRELKYLIKKHNVEVIAIGNGTASKESEIFIASLIKEADTPLSYMVVNEAGASVYSASKLGAAEFPEFDVSLRSAVSIARRLQDPLAELVKIDPKSIGVGQYQHDMPAARLDSELTGVVEDCVNSVGVDLNTASASLLTYVSGLGAAVASNVVAYRDENGPFASRPALKKVPKLGPKAYEQAAGFLRIPGAKNVLDNTSVHPESYDAAKMMLDRFGMTVSDLTSEKIQTLPSMIRETGESKVAQAVGVGVPTLRDILAELMKPGRDIRDELPPPLLRSDILSMEDLVPGMELTGTVRNVIDFGVFVDIGVHQDGLVHISELTDRYIRHPSEVVKVGDIVKVYVLSADPVKKRISLSMKKRPVPNSK from the coding sequence ATGCTGTCATCAAAAAGAAGGAATCAAGAGGTAACAATCGTGGAACAATATCTCGCTTTATCAACGGAATTCAAGCTCAGACCGGAGCATGTTAAAAATATCATCGCCCTGATCGACGACGGAAACACCATCCCGTTTATCGCGCGCTACCGCAAGGAGATGACCGGCTCCTGCGATGATCAGGTGCTGCGCGAACTCGCCGACCGCCTGCAGTATCTGCGCGCGTTCGAAGAACGCAGGCAAAAAATCAAAGAGAGCATCACCGAGCAGGGCAAAATGACTGAAGAGCTGGCGGCGGAAATCGAAAAAGCCGCGACGATGTCGGTGCTCGAAGACCTTTATCGCCCTTATAAGCAAAAACGCCGCACCCGCGCGACCATCGCGAAAGAAAAAGGGCTGGAACCACTGGCGGAACTCATCCTGAAACAGGATAACGGCGGCGATTTATCCGTCGCTTTGCCGTTTATCAATCCGGAGCTTTCCGTCAATACCGCCGAAGAGGCCGTCGAGGGCGCGAAGGACATCATCGCCGAACTCATTTCCGACGACCCGAAACTGCGCGGGCAGCTCCGCGATCTGATCAAAAGAAGCGGCGTGATCACCTCCCGCGCGGAAAAGACCGAAGAGAATCAGGGCTCGGTCTACGAGATGTACGCCGCATACTCCGAACCGGTCAGCAAGATACCGAGTCACCGGATCTTAGCCATCAACCGCGGCGAGCGGGAAAAGTTTTTGAAGGTGGACGTCGAAATTGCCGACGGCTTGGCGTTATCGCCGATCTGCACGGCTTACGTAAAAGGAACCTCACTGTTGTCCGAATGGGTGCGGCAGGCGGCCGAAGACGCCTGGGACCGCTTGATCAAGCCGTCCGTGGACCGTGAAATCCGCGCCGAACTGACCGACACCGCCAATCAGCAGGCGATCTCGATGTTCGCGCTGAACCTGAAACCGCTGCTGCTTTCCCCTCCGATCAAGGGGAAAACCGTATTGGGCTTCGACCCCGCCTACCGCACCGGCTGCAAAATCGCCGTCGTCGACCCGACGGGAAAAGTGCTCGACACGACCGTGGTCTATCCCACCCCGCCGCACAACAAAACAGAGGAAGCCAAACGGGAGCTTAAATACCTCATTAAAAAGCACAACGTCGAAGTCATCGCGATCGGAAACGGCACGGCCTCCAAAGAATCCGAAATCTTTATCGCCTCGCTGATTAAAGAAGCGGACACGCCGTTATCCTATATGGTCGTCAACGAGGCGGGCGCCTCGGTCTATTCCGCCTCCAAACTGGGCGCCGCCGAATTCCCCGAATTTGACGTCTCGCTCAGAAGCGCCGTCTCCATCGCCCGCCGGCTGCAGGACCCGCTCGCCGAGCTTGTCAAGATCGATCCCAAATCCATCGGGGTAGGGCAGTACCAGCATGATATGCCAGCCGCCCGGCTGGACAGCGAGCTCACGGGCGTGGTCGAGGACTGCGTCAACAGCGTCGGCGTCGATCTGAACACCGCTTCCGCCTCACTGCTCACCTATGTCTCCGGTCTCGGCGCCGCCGTCGCCTCCAATGTGGTGGCGTACCGGGATGAAAACGGCCCCTTCGCTTCCCGCCCGGCGCTGAAAAAGGTGCCGAAGCTCGGCCCGAAAGCTTACGAGCAGGCCGCGGGATTTCTGCGCATACCGGGCGCCAAAAACGTCCTTGACAATACATCGGTTCATCCGGAATCCTACGATGCCGCCAAAATGATGTTGGACCGGTTCGGGATGACGGTCTCCGATCTCACCTCCGAAAAAATTCAAACGCTCCCTTCTATGATCAGGGAAACGGGAGAATCGAAAGTGGCGCAGGCGGTCGGCGTCGGCGTCCCGACCCTGCGCGACATCCTCGCCGAATTGATGAAGCCGGGCCGCGATATCCGCGACGAGCTGCCGCCTCCGCTGCTCAGAAGCGATATTTTGAGCATGGAAGACCTTGTCCCCGGCATGGAGCTGACGGGAACGGTCAGAAACGTCATCGACTTCGGGGTCTTTGTCGATATCGGCGTCCATCAGGACGGTCTGGTCCACATCTCCGAGCTGACCGACCGTTATATCAGGCACCCGTCGGAGGTGGTCAAGGTGGGCGATATCGTGAAAGTTTACGTCCTCTCGGCGGATCCGGTAAAGAAGCGGATATCCCTGTCCATGAAAAAGCGCCCGGTGCCGAACAGCAAATAA